Within the Burkholderia ubonensis genome, the region GAAGCTCGAGCGCAAGCTCGCCGCGCAACGCATGTTCGCCGAACGCCGCCGCGCGCGTCTGGCGACCGTGTCGGTCCACTGAGCCGGAGCCCGTCATGCATGCGCTGCTGTCGCGCCTGAGCGTCGACCAGGTGAACGCCGCGATCTCCGTCGGCTGCTTCGTGCTGACGGTCGTGCTGTACTTCGCGTCGAAGCGGCTCTATGCGTACCGGAAGACGCTGCTGTTCTCGCCGCTCGTGTTCGTGCCCGGCGTGCTGGTCACGCTCGTCGCGCTGACGGGCATCCCGTATTCGGTCTACTTCCGCGACACGCGCTGGCTGATGTGGCTGCTCGGCCCGGCGACGATCGCGTTCGCGGTGCCGATCTACGACTACCGCGACCTGATCCGCCGCCACTGGCTGTCGCTGTCGGTCGGCGTCGTGGTCGGCATCGCCGCCGGGGTCTGCGGGTCGCTGCTGCTCGCGAAGCTGCTGCACCTGTCGCCGGAGCTGCAGCGCTCGCTGATGACCCGCTCGGTGTCGACGCCGTTCGCGCTCGCCGTCTCCGACAAGATCCATGCGCCGAAGGACCTGACCGCGCTGTTCGTGATCGCGACCGGCATCTGCGGGATGCTGCTCGGCGAGATCGTGCTCGCGCTCGTGCCGATGCGCACGCGGCTCGCGCGCGGCGCGCTGTTCGGCGCGGCCGCGCACGGCGTGGGCACCGCGAAGGCGCGCGAGATCGGCAGCGAGGAAGGCGTCGTGTCGAGCCTGACGATGATGATCGCGGGCGTCGCGATGGTGCTGCTCGCGCCGCTGTTGACGCTGCTGCCGATCTGACGGCGGCGGGCCGGGCACGCCGGTGCGGCCGCCCGGCCGATCGCGGCTGCCGGCGCTCGCCCGGCCTTTTGCCGTTGCCCGCCCTCAGGCTGTCCGCCGCTGGCCCCTCACCGCCCGGCCCGCCCGACAATCGCCTGAGATAACCGCAAATCCCCCCTCTTTTCCGCCCATCGGCTTCGGGCCGGATGCCGAACAATGCATGCTACGAGTCACCACGCA harbors:
- a CDS encoding LrgB family protein → MHALLSRLSVDQVNAAISVGCFVLTVVLYFASKRLYAYRKTLLFSPLVFVPGVLVTLVALTGIPYSVYFRDTRWLMWLLGPATIAFAVPIYDYRDLIRRHWLSLSVGVVVGIAAGVCGSLLLAKLLHLSPELQRSLMTRSVSTPFALAVSDKIHAPKDLTALFVIATGICGMLLGEIVLALVPMRTRLARGALFGAAAHGVGTAKAREIGSEEGVVSSLTMMIAGVAMVLLAPLLTLLPI